One Sulfurovum zhangzhouensis genomic window, GACGAACGATCTCGATCTTATCATTATTTGTCACTTCAAAAGTATATGTATGCGGTTTGCTATCTGTATTCTGGAACAAGAAAAGATAGTCATTCTGCACTACTCCGCCAGGCATAGTTTTATAAAGTCTTGTACTTTTGTTGATATTAAGAAGCATATGTTCTTTTTTACTTCCCATTGCAAATAGTGCGATAAGTACTATAGTCAGAACAGTAAAGTATGCGATCACTTTTCCTCTAAAGTACTTGGTCTTACCTTCATATTTTACTGCCTCTTTTTCACTTGACCAACGTACAAGCGATGGTCTGTTGAATGCAGCCATAACTTCAGTACACGCATCCACACACTCTAGACAGTTAATACACTCAAGCTGAAGTCCTTTACGAATATCGATATGTGTAGGACATACTGTTACACAGCTCTCACAGGTTGTACACTCTGCTCCTGGTTCCACAGCAAGAAGGTCTTTTTGTTTTGTATACATTTTATTTCGATCATTACCGTGTCCTTGATAGATCTCTCCACCACGCTTAGGATCATACACAGCCATGATCGTATCATCATCATAAAGCACCGACTGTACACGGCTGTATGGACAAATATATACACAGAAATCCTCTTTAAGGAAAACAACATCCACGACCAAGAAAGCAGCCACACCGAGCACAAAGCTAACTAATACCATGTGTTCCATAGGGTTTTCCAGATAAGCAAAGAAATCTTCCGGAGGAACAAAGTACCACATGAAGTCTGCCGCAGCCAACAATGCAAGTGCAGACCATAACAGTATAGCTACTACTTTTTTGATCTTGTTCTCAAATTTACTCATATCAGGCTCTTTTTGTTTGTTGCTGATACGCTTACGGAGTCCTAGCAGTTTAGTCTCTATAAAATCTCTATAAATAACCCTAAAGATTGTTTGCGGACATGCCCACCCACACCATGCTCTACCACCGACAGCAGTCACAGCAAAAATTCCAAGGAACAATAACATCAATAAAAACGGCATCAAGTAAAGTTCTTGCATATCAAATACAACACCTGCTAAGTGAAGCTTCTTGTGGTCAAAGCTCAGCAAAAAGATATGATTGCCATTTATTGTGATCCATGGTGTAATGATCGATATAATTGTAGCCCCCAGATAAAACCAATATCGTTTTATTCTATAGGACACCCATCCCTTCAAATAATCTTTCTTATTCACCTTTTCTGGTGTATTTTCAGCTGTTGCTTCCATCTACATTACCTCTTTTGTTATTTTATCTTTTTCAAAAGGACAGATCAGAACCCTATCCTCACTCTCTTTTATCTCACCTGGAAGATTGACCTCCAACCAAGACCCTTCGACCAACTCTTTCAGATTTCTTGACTCGATATAATCTTTAAGAGAACTCCGACTTAGCCCAAGCTCTCGTGAGATTGCACTTACGCTCATCCCCTCTTTGAGGAGATCAAGGATCTGTGCTTTAAATTTATCAAACTTTGAAGAAGATCTGCTTCCTTTCGGGCGCCCTAGCTGGGTACTCTTGGATGCTTCAGCTTCTCTAATATCATTTAGCAGAGGAAATATATCAAGAATTTGTGTTCTTTTAGTGATAACCCTCTTTGGAGAAGCAACATACAATGTAACTTCTTTGCTAAGTGAACAGTTAATCAATTTGATCAACTCTTCAGCACGCTGACTGAATGCAGAAAGCGTTGAGACCACAATACTGTCTCCTTTGCTTAAAGAGCGTAAAAACTCCTCAAACTCTTTTCTCTCCTCTATTCTCAGCGGTCTGTTTGAATACTCTACTACCTCTTTGTCGATTTTAATATCATTAGCCAATGAAAAAGAGAGAATATCACGCTGCTGCTCTGACAGGCTGCTTAATCCATGAAGCTGTCTTATATAGCCGTATACCATTCTATTTCCTTTCTCATTTTTACCATCTTACTCTTTTTGATGTATAAAGTCAATAGTATTTATATAAAAAGCGTCAATTATGTCTTTTTTTCGTCAGTTATTTTTTCTTACCTGTAAAATTATGTTAAAATATCTTGATAATCATTTGGAAACATTTCAAAGGAACAGCGTGAATCTTACACACTTAGATGAACAAAACAAACCTAAAATGGTAGATGTCTCAGACAAAGAGGATACCACACGTATCGCCGTAGCTTCAGGTATCATTGAAGTAACGCCGCAAGCGTATGATGCCGTCATTGCCAATACAGCAAAAAAAGGGCCTGTCTTACAAACTGCAGTAATTGCTGCAATACAGGGAGCAAAGCAGACCAGCAATCTTATCCCTATGTGTCATCCTTTGATGCTTACATCAGTAAAAACTGATATCGAGGAGTTACCTGAACTGCCAGGATTCAAACTCACAGTGGCAGCTAAGCTCAAAGGCCAGACCGGAGTGGAGATGGAAGCCCTGACGGGGGTCAGTATAGGATTGCTAACAATCTATGATATGCTCAAAGCGATTGATAAGGGCATGGTGATCAGGAATATACAGCTTGAAGAAAAATCAGGAGGCAAGAGTGGCGACTTCCATCGCTAACTCTTTTTTGCCAAAGGCAAAGCTTTAGTGAGATGAATTAGTGAAGGGCTTTGCTCTTCATCTAGAAGAAAAGGATAGACAGTGATTTTAGACGGTAATACCAAAGAAAAACCACAGATCGAATACCCAACCCAATGGGGGTTTAAGATCATTGGACGCGATAAAGAAGCATTATTGGCCTGTATCAAAGAGGTAATGGGAGAGAAAGAACATCTCTGCTCATTGGGCAATACCTCAAAAACAGGTAAATTCACGACATACAACGCTTCATGTATTGTTGATAGCCAAGAGGAGCGTGACCGAATCTTTAAGTATTTTCAAGAACATAAAGATGTACAGATGGTGATCTAAGATCACCATCTCTCTTTTACAAACTAATTTACTTTTTCTAGCATCTTATCTGCACTCAAACTTACCAGCATAGAGACAATCACATAGGCTAAAAAGAAATAAAGTCCTACCTGCACCTCAGCATGACTGACATCCGAACCGTTACCCGTAAGATAAACCAACAAAACGGCCACCACAAATACATCAAGCATGGACCACTTACCGATCAGTTTAAAAAACTTCACGATACCGTGTGCAAACCTGCTCTCCATTACCACGGCCACAAACATTAAAGAGAGGGTCTTGATCAGTGGTATGAGGACTGAAAAGAGCAGGATCACCAGAGCAACAATAATATCTCCCCCCTCCCATAGCTTCACGACAGAGCCCAAAAGACTTTTGGACTCAAAAGAGAGCACTACATCACCGATATACTCGAGCTCTTTATGAATCGTAACCGTCAGGAGAGGGGTAAAAAGACCAAAATACAGTACGACCAATGCTGACAAACCGCCGAAAAAAGTGAAAAGCCTCAATCCTATCACAAAAAAGCTCATCATGATTACTATAAGTATACACATTGCATACAGGGTATAGCGCTTTGCCTCCGAACAGTGTACTTTTTGCGCTTTAATGATCTCTTCCCGTACAAGACGTTTCTCATTTGCATAATATCCCAGACTGAACTTCTCCACCCATTCTTTTGCCTGGTACTCAGCTTGTTTTGAAACATCTTTGTCCATGATTAGCTTTTGCGTACTTTGTTCATACTTTTTTGCCTGTGAGTAAGCCTGTAATCCAAAATATCCCATGATTATGACCATTAGGGACAATATCAGCATTATTATCTTTTTCTTCATAGAGAGATTATACTATAATCGATACTATGAATATAGATACATTAAAACAGATAGCACTGGATGCAGGTAAGATCGTCAAAGAGGGATATTATTCCCATAAAGAAGTTTCTCATAAAGGAATCGTCGATCTTGTCACGGAATTTGACGTCAAAACCGAAACATTTATTATAAATCGGCTCAAAAAAGCATTCCCCGACCATACCCTTGTAGGAGAGGAAAGTCACCATGGAAGTTACCATTATGACAAAGTGATCTACATTGATCCTATTGACGGTACAACCAATTTCATTCATGGAATTCCACACCTTGCTATTTCACTAGGCGTCTGGGAAAATGGAGAACCGACACTGGCTGTGGTCCATAACCCCATTTTGGACGAACTTTTCTGGGCAGTAAAAGGAGAAGGTGCCTTCTGTAACGGTCAACGGCTTGAAGTGAGCACACAAGATACACTTCAAAATGCACTGGTTGCTACAGGATTCCCTTATGCCAAGGTCAATGCAGGCGTAGAGTACCACTGGGTGATCAACTGTATGACCAACCTGCTGCCGCATATCCAGGATATACGTAGACTTGGTGCAGCAGCGATTGATCTTTGCTATCTTGCTCAGGGAAAAGTAGAAGCCTTCTATGAGATCGATCTAAAACCATGGGATGTAGCAGCCGGTATCCTGATCGTACAGGAAGCAGGTGGACAGATCAGTAATGTAGATAATAAAACATATGATTTTGATGACAAAAGCATTGTTGCAAGCAATGGGAAAGTACATACACAACTTTTAGCAAAGCTTGAAAAAATATAAACTACTCTGTTACCTCAAAGTAGATTAAAAGCGTACGCTGAAAAAAGTTGTCATTGTCATCACTTATCATCACAAAACGGTTATTGCCTACATGTGCAAGCCCTTCAAAATTATCAACATCCCATCCTTTATGGGAGTTCATTTTGACAAGTACCTTGCTTTTACACATGCTATTTTGCGTACACCCCTCCAAATAAACCTTTTTCAGTGTTATAACAAACGGATCTAGATAATCCGTAAACGACCGTTCCAGTACCAGTATATTTCCATCATCCATCACCTCTATAGCAGTGGTTGAACTGCGAGCTTCCGGTTCTGCAGTAAAGTGCCATTGTTTTCCGCTAAGGGAATAGATTGTCTGGTACTTCTTGTGATCTTTTTTTAATGGCCACTCTGCAACCATTAATGCCCCATACCAAGGATGACGGGCCAATGCTTCAAGTGATTTGTTTTGACTTCTATAGTTTTCAGCATTTCTCAGTGGTTTTGGCAGGGTATATGTCTTAATGCGTTGACCATCCTCCCTAAAAAGTCCAAGTCTTGGTTTCCCTTCAAAAGAGATCAACAGTCCTCCCTTTGCCCCCAAACAAATACCCTCACTGTCTCTTCTCCATTTTTTAAACTTCTTTCCATTCTCTTTGGTGATAAGTGTTGCACTGATTGGCTTTAAAACATCGATCTTATCAGAAAACATTGCATGAAAAGTAAAGAGTCTTCCCTCATCACTGATCATAAAAAGTTTTTTCTCTTTTGGATCATAGGTAAGATCTGAGAGTTCAGAAAATCCATATCCCCCAATCTGCTTATAGGAAAGATACTTTTGATCAAGTATCTTTATTCCCGAATATTGATCGCTTTTAAAACGGGGGGTAATGTCAACAGAACGTATCTCTGCATAAAGAACAGAGAAAAAGGCAAATAAAATTAAAATCAGTTTCATTTAATTCTTGATTTTTTAGGGAAGAAATAGATCATCACCAGCATCCAGACGATACCTATATCGATAGCTACATCTGCATAGTTAAACACAGCAAACTCAAATCCGCAGTGCCAGGCAACATAATCTACCACACCATCATGTACAAAACGGTCATATAGGTTTCCTATCGCACCGCCAATGACTAGACCGACAGGAAAAGCATAGCGCTTCATGTATCCTTCTTTAATCACAAAAGCAATTATCCCCATAATCAATACTACTTGTATCCACTTAAGATAAGGACCAAGAAAGGCAAATAATGAAAATGCTACACCCTTGTTATAGTGCAATGCCAGATCGATACAGGAACCTTCACGGTAATACCCCTCTATAAAGATTGATTTGATACTCTGATCGATGAGAAATGTACCTATTGCAGCCAATAAAAATATAAAAATACCACGCATTATGCTAGTGCCCTTTTGAAAAAGGCTACACACCCTTCCATCATCTCTTCAAGCACTTTTTCATCTTTTCCTTCAAGCAATAGACGTATTTTGTTTTCAGTACCTGAATATCTAAAGAGATGACGCATACCTAATTTCTCTACTTTCTCTTGAAGTTCTGCTAACCCCTCAATCTCATTAAAGTCTCTCTTTTCATCCACTAGCAGGTTTACTAACATTTGAGGATAAGATTCATACGGATTGAATGCCTCACTGGCCTTTTTGTTTTCACTCACCAAATATGCCAAAGCCTGCAGTGCGCTGGAAAGCCCATCGCCTGTTTTCGCATAATCAGAGAAGATAATATGCCCGCTCTGTTCTCCTCCGAAGTTCATACCCTTTTCCATCATCATTTCTACGACATGTTTATCCCCTACTGCTGAACGGTAAAGAGTGAGATCTTGTGACTGAAGATATTCATCCAATCCCTTATTGCTCATCACTGTTGCTACCATACCGCCACCTCTTAGCTCTCCTTGTCTATTTAGGTGTGTAGCAAGTACTGCCATAAGTTTATCACCATCAACAATATCACCTTTTTCATCCACTACGACCAACCTATCGGCATCACCATCCAGTGCAATACCTATATCTGCACGGTACTCCAGTACTGCTTTTGCCAGTACCTCCGGATGCATTGCGCCACAGCTTTCATTGATATTGAAGCCGTTTGGTTTATCCCCGATCACTACTACATCTGCTCCCAGTTCCTGCAGTATCGTTGGTCCAACCACATAACCTGCACCATTTGCACAGTCAATAACGATACGCTTACCGGCCAGAGTGAGATGATTAGGAAAAGAGTTCTTGATATGTACGATATAACGACCGATTACATCATCAATACGTTTTGACTTTCCGATCATCTTTTCTGTAGCCTGAGATGCAGCGATCAATGCACTATCTTCATAGATCTTTTCAATCTGTTCTTCTTTATCACGGTTTAGCTTATTACCGTCACAATCAAAGAATTTGATACCGTTATCATAGTACGGGTTATGACTAGCAGAAATCATGATCCCCGCATCACAACGCATGTTCTCAGTCAAGAATGCAATAGCCGG contains:
- a CDS encoding esterase-like activity of phytase family protein, which produces MKLILILFAFFSVLYAEIRSVDITPRFKSDQYSGIKILDQKYLSYKQIGGYGFSELSDLTYDPKEKKLFMISDEGRLFTFHAMFSDKIDVLKPISATLITKENGKKFKKWRRDSEGICLGAKGGLLISFEGKPRLGLFREDGQRIKTYTLPKPLRNAENYRSQNKSLEALARHPWYGALMVAEWPLKKDHKKYQTIYSLSGKQWHFTAEPEARSSTTAIEVMDDGNILVLERSFTDYLDPFVITLKKVYLEGCTQNSMCKSKVLVKMNSHKGWDVDNFEGLAHVGNNRFVMISDDNDNFFQRTLLIYFEVTE
- a CDS encoding recombinase family protein — encoded protein: MVYGYIRQLHGLSSLSEQQRDILSFSLANDIKIDKEVVEYSNRPLRIEERKEFEEFLRSLSKGDSIVVSTLSAFSQRAEELIKLINCSLSKEVTLYVASPKRVITKRTQILDIFPLLNDIREAEASKSTQLGRPKGSRSSSKFDKFKAQILDLLKEGMSVSAISRELGLSRSSLKDYIESRNLKELVEGSWLEVNLPGEIKESEDRVLICPFEKDKITKEVM
- the lspA gene encoding signal peptidase II yields the protein MRGIFIFLLAAIGTFLIDQSIKSIFIEGYYREGSCIDLALHYNKGVAFSLFAFLGPYLKWIQVVLIMGIIAFVIKEGYMKRYAFPVGLVIGGAIGNLYDRFVHDGVVDYVAWHCGFEFAVFNYADVAIDIGIVWMLVMIYFFPKKSRIK
- the moaC gene encoding cyclic pyranopterin monophosphate synthase MoaC; protein product: MNLTHLDEQNKPKMVDVSDKEDTTRIAVASGIIEVTPQAYDAVIANTAKKGPVLQTAVIAAIQGAKQTSNLIPMCHPLMLTSVKTDIEELPELPGFKLTVAAKLKGQTGVEMEALTGVSIGLLTIYDMLKAIDKGMVIRNIQLEEKSGGKSGDFHR
- a CDS encoding HP0495 family protein; translated protein: MILDGNTKEKPQIEYPTQWGFKIIGRDKEALLACIKEVMGEKEHLCSLGNTSKTGKFTTYNASCIVDSQEERDRIFKYFQEHKDVQMVI
- the glmM gene encoding phosphoglucosamine mutase; translation: MTLFGTDGVRGKAGKKVTAEASMRLAMATGIYFKQFAKTNKILVGKDTRRSGYMIENAIVSGLTAVGFDVIQIGPMPTPAIAFLTENMRCDAGIMISASHNPYYDNGIKFFDCDGNKLNRDKEEQIEKIYEDSALIAASQATEKMIGKSKRIDDVIGRYIVHIKNSFPNHLTLAGKRIVIDCANGAGYVVGPTILQELGADVVVIGDKPNGFNINESCGAMHPEVLAKAVLEYRADIGIALDGDADRLVVVDEKGDIVDGDKLMAVLATHLNRQGELRGGGMVATVMSNKGLDEYLQSQDLTLYRSAVGDKHVVEMMMEKGMNFGGEQSGHIIFSDYAKTGDGLSSALQALAYLVSENKKASEAFNPYESYPQMLVNLLVDEKRDFNEIEGLAELQEKVEKLGMRHLFRYSGTENKIRLLLEGKDEKVLEEMMEGCVAFFKRALA
- a CDS encoding paraquat-inducible protein A; the protein is MLILSLMVIIMGYFGLQAYSQAKKYEQSTQKLIMDKDVSKQAEYQAKEWVEKFSLGYYANEKRLVREEIIKAQKVHCSEAKRYTLYAMCILIVIMMSFFVIGLRLFTFFGGLSALVVLYFGLFTPLLTVTIHKELEYIGDVVLSFESKSLLGSVVKLWEGGDIIVALVILLFSVLIPLIKTLSLMFVAVVMESRFAHGIVKFFKLIGKWSMLDVFVVAVLLVYLTGNGSDVSHAEVQVGLYFFLAYVIVSMLVSLSADKMLEKVN
- the ccoG gene encoding cytochrome c oxidase accessory protein CcoG — encoded protein: MEATAENTPEKVNKKDYLKGWVSYRIKRYWFYLGATIISIITPWITINGNHIFLLSFDHKKLHLAGVVFDMQELYLMPFLLMLLFLGIFAVTAVGGRAWCGWACPQTIFRVIYRDFIETKLLGLRKRISNKQKEPDMSKFENKIKKVVAILLWSALALLAAADFMWYFVPPEDFFAYLENPMEHMVLVSFVLGVAAFLVVDVVFLKEDFCVYICPYSRVQSVLYDDDTIMAVYDPKRGGEIYQGHGNDRNKMYTKQKDLLAVEPGAECTTCESCVTVCPTHIDIRKGLQLECINCLECVDACTEVMAAFNRPSLVRWSSEKEAVKYEGKTKYFRGKVIAYFTVLTIVLIALFAMGSKKEHMLLNINKSTRLYKTMPGGVVQNDYLFLFQNTDSKPHTYTFEVTNNDKIEIVRPKDPIKIGPGFKSKEVVILETKEPLAQSHDKDISIPVKIKAYAIDDKEKIVIERNLIFTYPRLEALKK
- a CDS encoding inositol monophosphatase family protein yields the protein MNIDTLKQIALDAGKIVKEGYYSHKEVSHKGIVDLVTEFDVKTETFIINRLKKAFPDHTLVGEESHHGSYHYDKVIYIDPIDGTTNFIHGIPHLAISLGVWENGEPTLAVVHNPILDELFWAVKGEGAFCNGQRLEVSTQDTLQNALVATGFPYAKVNAGVEYHWVINCMTNLLPHIQDIRRLGAAAIDLCYLAQGKVEAFYEIDLKPWDVAAGILIVQEAGGQISNVDNKTYDFDDKSIVASNGKVHTQLLAKLEKI